The Pseudomonas sp. SCA2728.1_7 DNA segment GGCGTGCAGAAAGTCGCGCAGGGTCACGAAGTGATCTACGTGCCATGCCACCGCAGCCACATCGACTACCTGCTGCTGTCGTATCTGCTGTTCCGCAACGGCCTGACCCCGCCGCACATCGCCGCCGGGATCAACCTGAACATGCCGGTGATCGGCAGCCTGCTGCGTCGTGGCGGCGCGTTCTTCATGCGCCGCACGTTCAAGGGCAATCCTCTGTACACCTCGGTGTTCAACGAATACCTGCACACCCTGTTCACCAAAGGCTTCCCGGTCGAGTACTTCGTCGAGGGTGGCCGCTCGCGCACCGGGCGCATGCTGCAACCGAAAACCGGCATGCTCGCGATCACGATGCGCAGCTTCCTGCGTTCGTCGCGCATGCCGATCGTGTTTGTGCCGGTGTACATCGGTTACGAGCGCGTGCTGGAAGGTCGCACCTACCTCGGCGAACTGCGCGGCGCGAGCAAGAAGAAAGAATCGATCTTTGATATTTTCAAAGTCATCGGTGCGCTCAAGCAGCGTTTCGGTCAGGTCGCAGTGAACTTCGGTGAGCCAATCAAACTGGCGGAATTCCTCGACGCCGAGCAACCGGACTGGCGCCAGCAGGAACTCGGCCCGCAGTACAAACCGGCGTGGCTCAACGAAACCACCAATCGCCTCGGCGAGAAAGTCGCGCAGCATTTGAACGAAGCGGCGGCGATCAACCCGGTAAATCTAGTGGCGCTGGCGCTGCTGTCGACCACGCGTCTGGCGCTGGATGATCGCGCCATGGCGCGGGTGCTGGATCTGTATCTGGCGCTGCTGCGCAAAGTCCCGTACTCGCCGCACACCACCTTGCCGGAAGGCGATGGCCGGGCGCTGATCGAGCATGTGAAAGACATGGACCTGCTCGCCGAGCAGAACGATGCGCTGGGCAAGATTCTCTATCTGGACGAGCAGAACGCCGTCCTGATGACCTACTACCGCAACAACGTGTTGCACATCTTCGCGTTGCCAGCGCTGCTGGCGAGCTTCTTCCAGAGCGCGTCGCGCATGAGCCGCGAACAGATCCTGCGCTACACCCGCGCGCTGTATCCGTACCTGCAATCGGAGCTGTTCATTCGCTGGACGCTGGATGAGTTGGACGGTGTGGTTGATCAGTGGCTCGAAGCGTTCGTCGAGCAAGGCCTGCTGCGTTTCGAGAAGGATGTGTACCTGCGTCCGGCGCCAAGTTCGCGGCATTTCGTCCTGCTGACGCTGCTGTCGAAGAGCATCGCCCAGACCTTGCAGCGCTTCTACATGACCGTGTCCTTGCTGCTCAACAGCGGCCAGAACAGCATCAGCGCCGAAGAGCTGGAAGACCTCTGTACGGTCATGGCTCAGCGCCTGTCGATCCTCCACGGCCTGAATGCGCCGGAGTTCTTCGACAAGAGTCTGTTCCGTCACTTCATCCAGACGATGCTCGACCTCGACGTGCTGCGTCGCGACGAGGCCGGCAAGCTGAGTTACCACGAACTGCTCGGCGAACTCGCCGAAGGCGCGGCCAAACGCGTGTTGCCGGCGGAGATTCGTTTGTCGATCCGCCAAGTTGCACTGCATCGCAGTGAAGATGCTGCCGATCAGGTCGTCGCCCAACCCGAGACCTGATGCAAACCTGGTGGGAGTGAGCTTGCTCGCGAAGGTAGAGTGTCAGTCGACATCTCAGTGACTGAAATACCGCTTTCGCGAGCAGGTCGAATCGTCGCACCGTCGCTCCCACACTGATAGGAGAATTCCCGATGAAAAAACTCACCCTGCTCGCCGCCGCCACACTGTTGAGCGCCTGCCAATCGACCACACCTGCCGGCAAGGTCGGCCTCGACGGTGAAGTGTTCTACCTGCAGCGCATCGCCCTGCCACCGAGCGCGACCCTCAGCGTCAGCCTGCAAGACGTCTCGCTAGCCGACGCGCCAGCCGTCGTATTGGACGAGCAAAAAGGCCCGGTCAAAGGCCAGGTGCCGCTGCCCTTCCACTTGAGCTACGATCCGGCCCAAGTCAAACCGGGCCACCGTTACTCGGTCAGCGCGCGCATTGAAGTCAACGGTGAGTTGA contains these protein-coding regions:
- the plsB gene encoding glycerol-3-phosphate 1-O-acyltransferase PlsB; this encodes MTRSPFRRLVFGTLRRLLYLWVRSETINQSSFTLNLDRSRPVFYVLQNPSLTDLAVLDTECTKAGLPRPVLPVSVGSLIEPAAFFYLTPDPDWLGRQDKRGAPPTLTRLVSALTQNAAEDAQIIPVSVFWGQSPDSENSPWKLLFADSWAVTGRLRRLLSIIVLGRKTRVQFSAPIHLRELIEHNKGHERTVRMAQRILRVHFRNLKAAVIGPDISHRRNLVKGLLNQPLVKQAILDEAERENISPEKAKAQALRYGNEIASDYTYTAIRFLEVVLSWFWNKIYDGIKVNHIEGVQKVAQGHEVIYVPCHRSHIDYLLLSYLLFRNGLTPPHIAAGINLNMPVIGSLLRRGGAFFMRRTFKGNPLYTSVFNEYLHTLFTKGFPVEYFVEGGRSRTGRMLQPKTGMLAITMRSFLRSSRMPIVFVPVYIGYERVLEGRTYLGELRGASKKKESIFDIFKVIGALKQRFGQVAVNFGEPIKLAEFLDAEQPDWRQQELGPQYKPAWLNETTNRLGEKVAQHLNEAAAINPVNLVALALLSTTRLALDDRAMARVLDLYLALLRKVPYSPHTTLPEGDGRALIEHVKDMDLLAEQNDALGKILYLDEQNAVLMTYYRNNVLHIFALPALLASFFQSASRMSREQILRYTRALYPYLQSELFIRWTLDELDGVVDQWLEAFVEQGLLRFEKDVYLRPAPSSRHFVLLTLLSKSIAQTLQRFYMTVSLLLNSGQNSISAEELEDLCTVMAQRLSILHGLNAPEFFDKSLFRHFIQTMLDLDVLRRDEAGKLSYHELLGELAEGAAKRVLPAEIRLSIRQVALHRSEDAADQVVAQPET
- a CDS encoding YbaY family lipoprotein — protein: MKKLTLLAAATLLSACQSTTPAGKVGLDGEVFYLQRIALPPSATLSVSLQDVSLADAPAVVLDEQKGPVKGQVPLPFHLSYDPAQVKPGHRYSVSARIEVNGELMFITTENHAVQLDGNDPQPLKIRVDAVR